A part of Octopus sinensis unplaced genomic scaffold, ASM634580v1 Contig10057, whole genome shotgun sequence genomic DNA contains:
- the LOC115228227 gene encoding dynein light chain 2, cytoplasmic-like → MSDKKAVVKYCDMSEEMQQDAINAAVLGMEKYNIEKDIAAYIKKEFDKKHSATWHCVVGRNFGSYVTHESKNFVYFYCGQVAILLFKSG, encoded by the coding sequence ATGTCGGACAAGAAGGCGGTGGTTAAATATTGTGATATGAGTGAGGAGATGCAGCAGGATGCCATCAACGCTGCTGTGTTGGGAATGGAAAAGTACAACATTGAGAAGGACATTGCTGCATACATCAAAAAGGAATTTGATAAGAAACATTCGGCCACCTGGCATTGTGTCGTCGGTCGCAATTTTGGCAGTTACGTGACACACGAATCGAAGAACTTTGTTTATTTCTACTGTGGACAAGTTGCCATTCTTCTCTTCAAGTCTGGATAG